In Puniceicoccus vermicola, the following are encoded in one genomic region:
- a CDS encoding four helix bundle protein, with translation MGQILLKLGRSEAIPPIFLSKLTDSDGENQETRHWIHTAKDCGYISEKEADELIEASRHIGRMLGTMIAKHHLFCKKHS, from the coding sequence TTGGGGCAAATCTTGCTGAAGCTTGGGCGAAGCGAAGCTATCCCGCCCATTTTTTTGAGTAAGCTGACTGACTCGGACGGGGAGAATCAAGAAACGCGACATTGGATCCACACCGCGAAAGATTGTGGATACATTTCGGAGAAAGAGGCTGACGAATTGATTGAAGCCTCCCGTCATATTGGAAGGATGCTAGGAACCATGATCGCAAAGCATCATCTATTTTGTAAAAAACACAGTTAG
- a CDS encoding four helix bundle protein, which produces MERTVQNFEDLETYQCAFRFQQSIFKISQEWPQGEIYSLTDQIRRSSRSIGANLAEAWAKRSYPAHFFE; this is translated from the coding sequence GTGGAACGGACCGTGCAAAATTTTGAAGATCTGGAAACTTATCAGTGCGCCTTCCGGTTCCAGCAGTCCATTTTCAAGATCAGTCAAGAATGGCCTCAAGGTGAGATCTACTCATTGACGGATCAGATTCGCCGAAGTTCCCGTTCCATTGGGGCAAATCTTGCTGAAGCTTGGGCGAAGCGAAGCTATCCCGCCCATTTTTTTGAGTAA
- a CDS encoding GbsR/MarR family transcriptional regulator: MSPFEEKMVELGVSWASAFSLPRSVGSIFGLLFASPQPLGLDDLTEKLGISKGSVSMGLNFLHRMGAIHTVKTPGSRRTTYEPELSIRRLLDGVLQATVLPHLKDSTESLDDLEASLDLADPEERAILERRLKALRTWRRKAQTLAPLIAKLLGAAKR, from the coding sequence ATGTCCCCCTTCGAAGAAAAAATGGTCGAACTCGGCGTTTCCTGGGCCAGCGCCTTTTCGCTGCCGCGTTCGGTGGGGTCGATCTTCGGACTCCTCTTCGCCAGCCCTCAGCCGCTCGGTCTGGACGACCTCACCGAGAAGCTCGGCATCTCCAAGGGATCCGTTTCCATGGGACTCAACTTCCTCCACCGCATGGGGGCGATCCACACCGTCAAGACCCCCGGTTCCCGCCGGACGACCTATGAGCCGGAATTGTCGATCCGCCGTCTCCTCGACGGCGTCCTCCAAGCGACGGTCCTCCCGCACCTCAAAGACTCTACCGAGAGCCTCGATGACCTCGAAGCCTCCCTCGACCTCGCCGACCCTGAAGAGCGCGCCATTCTCGAACGCCGCCTCAAAGCCCTCCGCACCTGGCGCCGCAAAGCCCAAACCCTAGCCCCCCTGATAGCGAAACTCCTGGGCGCCGCGAAGCGGTGA
- a CDS encoding HepT-like ribonuclease domain-containing protein yields MSRDPDLRLEDILDAIRAIQEYTAGYDFEAFESDRKTVDAVTRQLEIVGEAVKSLPQDLLESRPEVPWRAIAGFRDILAHGYFRTEDSIIWDAATNGMTKVKPAVKNLLESL; encoded by the coding sequence ATGTCGCGTGATCCGGATCTACGATTAGAGGACATCCTCGACGCGATCCGTGCGATCCAGGAATATACCGCAGGATACGACTTTGAGGCGTTCGAGAGCGACCGAAAGACCGTCGATGCGGTGACGAGACAATTGGAAATTGTCGGAGAGGCAGTCAAAAGTCTCCCTCAAGATTTATTGGAAAGCAGGCCAGAGGTCCCTTGGCGAGCTATCGCTGGATTCCGGGATATCTTGGCTCACGGATATTTCCGAACCGAAGATTCTATCATCTGGGATGCGGCTACCAACGGGATGACGAAAGTAAAGCCCGCAGTAAAAAACCTGCTGGAAAGTTTATAG